The Elgaria multicarinata webbii isolate HBS135686 ecotype San Diego chromosome 11, rElgMul1.1.pri, whole genome shotgun sequence genome segment taaatgcatggttttatattatgttttactgttATTATATTTATGGTGGTAAGTCTTGtcttgcaaaccgcccagagagcttccgctaatGGGCAGTACAgtaatgtaatacataaataaataaaatgtaactttCTACTTTTTTTGGATCCAACCACTGCAAGAAGAGGGAGCAtttgagtttattttattatttattattacattcagaacataagaagagccctgatgctggatcagaccaagggtccatctagtccagcactctgttcacacaggggccaaccagccatcggcctgggatgaacaagcagggcatggtgcaacagcaccctcccacccatgttccccagcaactggtgcacacaggcttacctgcgggatcgccttctcccataccgtccgccccgcacactctggtcctctggggtgaacttacttcagtcagctaaaactaggctgacatcagtttcccagaggaccttttcttctgttgcccccagattgtggaacggcctgccggaggagattcgtaaaattaactctctgtgtgattttaaggcagctttaaagactagccttttccggcaggcctatccagatcaatgttaaatcaagaattttttaagatgtattgattcctgttctaatgttgttccccgcctcgatccaaagggagaggcgggtaataaataaatattattattattattattattattattattattattattattattattgcctcgaatactggagataacacacaactatcagggctaatagccattgatagccattgaaattattttattacattatttatgtaattattttattacattatttagTATGTATGTATCATTATTAATAATTCGTTGTGATTATATATTACAATTATTTGCAatttattaataaaaatacattatttataattatttgtaGTTTGTGATTACGTTATTAGAGGCAATGTATTTCCACCGCTTTTTCTCAGCATATGGAGGATTCTATCAAAGGAAACCTGAAGTTGTGATGGAGAACTATTAAGACTGGAGCCCTTTGATTTGTACAATCATTAGTAAAAGACTATGGGAAGCTGCCGACCAATAAAATAAGAGAAGGCAGGAAGGGCCGTTAACCGCCCTTTCCAATAGCCACAGGGCTGTTGGCGCCATTAGCCTATCAGAAATTGCCGCTCCAAACGGCCTTAGAGAAAAGGGCAGGACAAAAGGACGTTCTACCAATTGAAGCGGACAGAAAGGAACTCCAGTTTGGCCAATAGAAAAGCCATTCTGTATGATTGGCACAGCGCCATCTAAGTTCATGAGACCAATGGTAGCTCGGTTCATTGGCCTAGAGTATGTGATTGGCAGGTAGCATTCCACCCAATAAACATGTGGGGGCGggcaaatgttttaaacaaatatttcGTTGATAGACCCAATCGTGTACCTCAATCCCATGGCTTGAAGCATTGAGGCAAGCGCGGAAAAGGCGGGCCGAGACCCTCTAACTGCCCAATGACGAACTATCCTTATCACCTAATAGACAGACGGGCGGGTCTTCCATTCAGCACCGCGCCGGAGCAGGGCGCAGGCGGGGCTCCCCAATCAAACAAGAGCGCGGCCAGGGCGGTGCCAGGCCTCTCTCGAACCAACCCGCACTCCTCACTGCCGATTAGCCGCCCCATTCCCCGCTCTCGCCCAATCACGGGCGGAGACGTCTTGAACGACGCGCAGGCTCCGCCAATGGCCCCGGCGCATGAGGGCGCGAGGCAGAGGGCCAATGGGCGCTGCGCCGCGGGGCGAGAAGCGGGCCAATGGGAGCGGCGGCGAGCGCTTAACCAATCAGAGCGCGGCGGCGGGCGGCTAGTGCGGCAGGCAGCAGCGGCGGGGTCTATGGCGTCTGTGCGGGGCACGAGCAGCGTCGGCGGCGGGCGAGGGGCCATTGCGGCCTTGGGGGTCGAAGGGGAGCCAGGCGGGGGGCTCGGCGggggtcctccttcctcctcccagtACGGGAACGGGCTGGGGGGAAGCGGCCCCGGCGGGGAGCCGGGCGGGGGGCTCCGCGagttggaggaggaagagctggaggaagAGCTGCTGCTCGAGGCCACGGCGGGCGGCGGAGCCGGAGGAGCAGGCGGCGGCGGGGGAGCcggaggagcaggcaggggcgccGGGCCCAGGGCCGCCCTTTCCTCCTCGCTTCCTTCCAGGCCCGGCCAGGCGGGAGTAGGCGGCCCGCACCATCACGCGCACCCCgaagagctggaggaggaggccgGCCTGGGAGAGAGCGACCCCGGCGACTCGGCCATAGAAGACCCGGTGAGTCTCGGCTCTGTGTGTAACGTCCGAACACGAGGCCTGCTTAAGAGGAGACCCGTTGAAACGAAGCCCCTTGCTTCACAGTACGCGTCTAGTCTAAATAGGACcgggttggattttacccactgaTTAGCGGTTTTTATAGCGGTTTAAGGCAGTTCCCATCCCAACCCGGCGCCCTCCGGGGTGGGTTGGGATGGGAAAGGCTGGAGTAAGGTGCTTTTCTTagaccccaggttcaaatccttccTTAGCCCACGGGTGAACTTGGGCCTCTCTCCCTCTCGGAGTAGCTCTTGAGGGTTTGTTTTTGCAGAAAAGGGCGAGTGTGGGGTGGAAAGAGGCAAACGGGCTCCCCCAAGCTTTTGGGTAACCCCCCGCCCAACTTAAGCCCTGCTGAGAATACAgcccttgaaatgaatgggacgttTCGTCccattatactttgaatggtttttaatgattgtgaaccgcccagagagctccgagggctattgggcgggatagaaatgcaataaataagtaaataattcatttcaatggacttactcttaagtagggcttacCTGGAATTTTACTCTTACGATTCCCAAATttaatggggggaaaaaagagcGTTTCCCTTTTGGGGGAGGGAGTTGCACCAAGAGGGTGAGAGATCAGGTGATTGAAACGtggtcctggggtgggggtgggagggaagatgacAGAGGTAATGTATGAAAGGCTCTTTAAATGTAGTACATAGGGAAAGCACAGTTGTGTAGGAAGGAGACAGATTGCAAAGTTTGGGGTAGCTATGTATGCAATAATTTGCCCGGTTGATGTAGCTGATACAGAATTCAAGAGTGCttggaattccatgcaggtgagGAAATAGGGCTGGTGAAGGGAAAGGATAGATTGCTTCATCCTTCTTCTGCCAGCCTGTTTGGTTTCTGGGGAAGCTGCAGAAGAAAAAACATTCCTTTAGCAACCTGAATGGAAGTACAGGAGGTCCTCTTCTTAGTCCCCTTGCCAgaaagcaggtttttttttaaaattagtttcatATGTGGCTATTAgcctgcatttctatgctgcctgcCCTTCTGCGTCTTAAAAAGCTAGTAGCGTCCCCTCTTTTTTCAGGTTAGTAACTtctgggcttatttacaaggctgcctTTGGGGAGGGGTCTGTCTCAGCTGGGGGTGGTTGAGAAAATTTTGCTGGGGACAGCTGGGCAACATGGGTCAAGCCGAGCATTTGTGTGGGATGTGCAGAGTTTTGAGGCAAGATGGCAGAATCACTTCTGAGGTGTATCTGCTGCTTCTGGCAGGTTGAACATTGAATCTGGTGAAAGAATGGGGCCTGTGGTTGGCATTTGGGAGCAGGATTTGGGTTCTATGAGCCCGAATCATGTGAGGGTGCCTcctttgtattgattttataggAGGAAAAAGGAGGCAGAAATAAGGGACTGTGGTAATGTTAGAGCCATGCTCTGACATtgccaggggtccatctagtccagccttcctcaacctggggcgctccagatgtgttggactgcatctcccagaatgccccagccagctggctggggcattctgggagttgtagtccaacacatctggagcgccccaggttgaggaaggctgatctagtccatcattctgatCATATAGTTGCCAATGAGAAGCCTACCAcagggcacaagtgcaacagcaccctcccactcatgttccccagcagctggtatacagaggcatactgtctctaaatctggagataatatatagccatcatgagtagtagccactgatagccttctccattaatttatctaattcccctttaaagccaccccaattgggggccatcacaacatcttgtggtagcaaattccatagttcaactatgcgctgtgcgaagaaggacttccttttatctgtcctgaatctcccactaatcaactTCATGAAATgacccctgggttctagtattattggagagggagaaaaatgtctccctatccactttctccacaccatgcataattttgtacacctctcttaTGGCTTCATttacctgccttttttaaaaaaactgaacagCCCCAAACagtgtaacctttcctcacaggggagttgctccagccccttgatcatttattTGCCTCTGTCTGCACCTTGTTAAAAACTCTATATTACCCTTTTTGAGGTGCAGAGACCAGAAATATATGCAGTATTCTAAGTGCGgttgtaccatagatttgtataaaggcagtatgatatttcTGTTATATTTTCAGTTCCTCTTGTAATTATGGCCAACGTGGAACTTTCCTTTTTCACACACTAAGTCTACATTTTTTACttgtccactacaaccccaagatttaTTTCTTAGTcggtcagtgccagctccagtcCCATCAGCATATAGCTGGGTTggtgtttttttgccccaacatgcatcactttgcacttgcttacattgaaccacatttgctagTTGGATTCCCATTCTCTcaatttggagagatccctttggagttcctcacaatccctttttgttttaatcaccctaaataatttggtgtcatcagtaaACCTGGGCACCtccctgctcactcctaattccagttcTTTTATGAAAAAGTGGGGAAGCACTGGTCCTACTGCAGATCcccgtgggaccccactatttacatccctccattgggagaatttaccatttatcccCACTCTCCGCTTTCTAttctttaactagttactgatccGTAAGAGGATCTCTTCTCTTATTGcttgactgctaagtttgctcagaagtctttggtgaggggctttgtcaaaagcctttgggAAGTCCAAGAAAATAATGCCTGCTAGACCAACAGTGGGATTGGGAAGATCAAGCGTAGGATTGAAAGAGGGCCAGAACTATGGGGAAACGGGTGATCTGGTAGGGAGGGATCAGAAAGGAGAGTTGTTTTGGGTGGGAATAGACACCTGTAAAACGTCTTGTATGTTGAGAAAAAATAGAAGATGGCGGAATTAAGGCAGTGGGAGAACAGTAGGGCAAGTAAAAGAAAAGTCTGGGTGGGGAGAGCTTCTAAGAGCTACTGGCATGTTTTCTAACTTTCTTCCTGCCCACCGTTGTCTTCCCCTAGGAACTGGAAGCTATTAAAGCTAGAGTgcgagagatggaggaagaagcgGAGAAGCTGAAGGAGTTGCAGAACGAAGTAGAGAAACAAATGAATATGAGCCCCCCACCTGGCAATGGTGAGCACACACACCCGGCCCCCATTCCCTGTATTCTTGTGGGTTTTCTTCCTAGGCTGGCAAATATTCAGAGGTGCAGAATTATTAAGAGTTTGCGTGGAATTCACACGAGTAATTCTGTGGAGGGTGTCCCCTAAACTAGATACAATCATCCTTGGCTTGTGCATTGACGAGAGTGGGCTGTTTGCTGacaccttgaggccttcaagCTTTTGTCTCGGCCAAACCaaatctgtgccccccccccctttaaaaatagCAAAGGAGGAGTGACATGGTGGGGAAATTACATTGTGAATTTTCACTTGGCCGAGACACAGGAAAGACTGATGGGATTGATAGCTGGCCGGGGAGGGGAGTGGTTCATAGCCATTCTTGGTTGACAGGGTGGTTTGTCTAATTAGTTTCCCTCATAAGGCCTGCCAGTGGCCTGCTGGGCAGCTATTGAGAAACCAAAGGCTTTAGGTTCTGGCTAGGAGTATGGCAGCAAAACCTGAAACTTGAATGAATTGATGGATGGGCACCACCAGGAATGGACACGGGGGCATAAGCTTGCttaggccatagctcagtgttgtcTTCACTGATTGGTGGTGGTTTTCTAAGCTTTCTGATTGGGAGTGCTTTCCAGCACTACAAGAGATCGATTGATTTATATACCAATCCCCAcccaaaagattttggagcagcGAACAGCAAATAGAATTAGAAAGCAccgtattaaaaacacaatttttaaaagaacgaAGTTTTGATAAAACCCCAGTACTGGTAAAAACGTGGCCCGTCATTCCTTGAaacggcattttcaggaggcgctggaagccaTGCAAGGCGGTGCGCAGGACCGAACCTGAAACTGTTTGCCTGTGAAGCATGTGCTCCGTTGCTGACCTATGCTAAAAcgggttggagggagaagcaccaaaaatatgtgcaaaaggagggagacgttggctctggtgctggtgagaagattctttattttccttcttaaaaaggtttttttttataaaaacttcACAAATAGCCCAACGTTTCAGATGGTGACAATCCTTCTTTAGGGGCTGTATTTAACACAGAATATATATGTATTAGTATTTAATTACAAACTAATAAATATGCATAACCAAATACAACAGGCACAATACCATTACATAAGAGTTGTTAGTGCACTATAAATATTTATCTCTGTAGGATATTGACATAAAGACCTGAAGAAAACCACCTAATGCATTGAGGAAATCTATATTGAGACAAGTCTAGctttcaaaagcattttaaaaacaacaacaacaacctcaatctttttttaaaaactccattttaatttttaaacgaGGCTTGTTGCAACTAGCAAATATCTTatattttttgacattttgtttagTTTAATTATGCCCATATTTTAAATTGAAGAACCATCTTAAACAACCACTTTAAATGTCAAAAAACACAAGGTATTTGCTAGTTACAACAAGCCTCGTTTAAAAATTTTaatggagttttttaaaaaagattgaggtgtgtttttaaaatgcttttgaaagCTAGACTTGTCTCAATATAGATTTCCTCAATGCATTAGATGGTTTTCTTCAGGTCTTTAGTCAATATCTTATAGAGATAAATATCATAATGCTCTAACAACTCTTATGCAATGATATTGTCCCTGTTGTATTTGGTTAAGCATATTTATTAGTttgtaaataaatactaatacacATATATATTCTGTGTTAAATACAACCCCTGAAGAAGAATTGTCACCATCCAAAATGTTGGGCTAtttgtgaaggtttttttttaaaaaaaaacctttttaacaataaaataataataataaagaatctTCGCACCAGAGCCAATGTCTccctccttagaatcatagagtagcagagttggaaggggcctacaacgccatcgagtccaaccccctgctcaatgcaggaatccaccctaaagcatccctgacagatggttgtccagctgcctcttgaaggcctctagtgtgggagagcccacaacctccctaggtaactggttccattgtcgtactgctctaacagtcaggaagtttttcctgatgtccagctggaatctggcttcctttaacttgagccagttattccgtgtcctgcactctgggagggtcgagaagagatcctggccctcctctgcgtgacaaccttttaagtctttgaagagtgctctcatgtctcccctcaatcttctcttctccaggcaatcttctcttctcccccctccttttgaacTATGCTAAAGCCATTTCCCACCTCAATGCTATAAACAggtttctccaacctggtgccctccggatgtgtaggactgcaactgCCTGCCGACGTGGCCATGATGTAAAATCTGGGTGCTGGAGATCTTTTGGAGGGTTGGAAATGAAATCTTAATGGAGTTTGGGGCCTGGTGCAGCTTCAGACACCAGAGATCACAAATTGCTTGCTGGGCAAGCTGTGGTATTGTACTGAAGTCCAGGTACAGCACAGAACAATAAAGAGTTGCAATGCAAGACGCAGAACGAAAGGAGATAAAAACAAACCATCTTCCGCAGCCATTAAGATAATAGGAAGCTTATGTGGGTGTTTCTTAAACTCCTTTCagggattctctctcccccccccccaaattgatgTGTCTGCTGTTGCACCGGATATGGAGGCCCTGGTGCGTTGGAGGGTGGCGAAGGAGGTGTCAGCGGCTGTCTGCCTTGACATTCCCAGCAACGGATTGTGTCTTTGCCATTGGGtattctagggcaggggtgggcagacctcAGCCTTGCAGGATCTCCTTTATTTTTCCTAGATTCTTGAGAATCCACCAACCAGCGGTGGGTGTAAAACAGGCAGACTGACATGCTGTAAGAACTAAGGAGCAGGCACCTTCCTGGGCATATCCTGAGCCTAGGAATTTACATGAATGAATACTCGATCCAACCTCACAAGTCCTTCCATGCAAAAAATCTGATTCCTGGGTTTTCAACTTCTGTGATATCAGCTTTGTTCAGCGGAGGGTTTTGAgttggctttctctctctctctctctcccccccccccctcttttctggGAAGCTTTAATCAGTTTAATA includes the following:
- the PABPN1 gene encoding polyadenylate-binding protein 2, encoding MASVRGTSSVGGGRGAIAALGVEGEPGGGLGGGPPSSSQYGNGLGGSGPGGEPGGGLRELEEEELEEELLLEATAGGGAGGAGGGGGAGGAGRGAGPRAALSSSLPSRPGQAGVGGPHHHAHPEELEEEAGLGESDPGDSAIEDPELEAIKARVREMEEEAEKLKELQNEVEKQMNMSPPPGNAGPVIMSLEEKMEADARSIYVGNVDYGATAEELEAHFHGCGSVNRVTILCDKYTGHPKGFAYIEFSDKESVRTSLALDESLFRGRQIKVIPKRTNRPGISTTDRGFPRTRYRGRGSGYSSSRARFYSGFSSRPPRGRAYRGRARATSWYSPY